One Halalkalicoccus sp. NIPERK01 DNA window includes the following coding sequences:
- the phoU gene encoding phosphate signaling complex protein PhoU has product MARKEYQQKLDELREDVLYMGEVVQERLRMGLAALEDKDEELAEEVITRDAEVNEMYLELERECTDLIALQQPVAGDLRFIAASFKIITDLERIADLATNLGKYTKQATRDLFPDVDVQGIGAMTLEMIEAALTAYAEEDVGACYEIAERDDELDERCERASEVVVRDLIETELGDGTDEEEVEEMLQDVSRLLLTIRDLERVGDHAVNISARTLYMVENDDELLF; this is encoded by the coding sequence ATGGCTCGGAAGGAATACCAACAGAAGCTCGACGAGTTGCGCGAGGACGTACTGTATATGGGCGAGGTGGTCCAGGAACGCCTGCGCATGGGGCTCGCGGCGCTCGAGGACAAGGACGAGGAGCTGGCCGAGGAGGTCATCACCCGCGACGCCGAGGTCAACGAGATGTACCTCGAACTCGAGCGCGAGTGTACGGACCTGATCGCGCTCCAACAGCCGGTCGCGGGCGACCTCCGGTTCATCGCCGCCTCGTTCAAGATCATCACCGACCTCGAACGGATCGCGGACCTCGCGACCAACCTCGGGAAGTACACCAAACAGGCCACCCGCGACCTGTTCCCCGACGTGGACGTCCAGGGAATCGGGGCGATGACCCTCGAGATGATCGAGGCGGCGCTGACCGCCTACGCCGAGGAGGACGTCGGGGCCTGCTACGAGATCGCGGAGCGCGACGACGAGTTGGACGAGCGCTGTGAGCGCGCGAGCGAGGTGGTCGTCCGGGACCTGATCGAGACGGAACTCGGCGACGGCACCGACGAGGAGGAGGTCGAGGAGATGCTCCAGGACGTCTCGCGCCTGCTGCTGACGATCCGGGACCTCGAACGCGTCGGCGATCATGCGGTAAATATCTCCGCGCGCACCCTCTACATGGTCGAGAACGACGACGAACTGCTCTTCTAG
- the pstB gene encoding phosphate ABC transporter ATP-binding protein PstB: MTTSDPDESDGTTASASPDPGGFSEAQAQSSTREDSSTARTVVESRDLAVYYGDEQALQPTTMEIPEKQVTAIIGPSGCGKSTFLRSINRMNDLIDVAHVEGELLFRGKNVYDEDVDPVALRRRIGMVFQKPNPFPKSIRENVAYGLKVQGETVTDEAIETALKRAALWDEVKDKLESSGLDLSGGQQQRLCIARAIAPDPEVILMDEPASALDPVATSQIEDLIEELARDYTVVIVTHNMQQAARISDKTAVFLTGGELVEFGDTNRIFENPENQRVEDYITGKFG; this comes from the coding sequence ATGACGACATCGGATCCGGACGAAAGCGACGGAACGACCGCCTCGGCGAGTCCGGATCCCGGCGGATTCTCGGAGGCACAGGCACAGTCGAGCACGCGGGAGGACTCCTCGACGGCACGAACCGTCGTCGAGAGCCGGGATCTGGCCGTCTACTACGGCGACGAACAGGCCCTCCAGCCCACCACGATGGAGATCCCCGAAAAACAGGTCACGGCGATCATCGGCCCCTCCGGCTGTGGCAAATCCACGTTCCTGCGCTCGATCAACCGCATGAACGATCTGATCGACGTCGCCCATGTCGAGGGCGAACTCCTGTTTCGCGGCAAGAACGTCTACGACGAGGACGTCGACCCCGTCGCCCTCCGACGGAGGATCGGCATGGTCTTCCAGAAACCCAACCCGTTCCCCAAATCCATCCGCGAGAACGTCGCCTACGGGCTGAAGGTCCAGGGTGAGACGGTCACCGACGAGGCGATCGAGACCGCGCTCAAACGCGCGGCGCTCTGGGACGAAGTCAAGGACAAACTCGAGTCCTCCGGGCTGGACCTCTCGGGCGGCCAGCAACAGCGGTTGTGTATCGCGCGGGCGATCGCGCCCGACCCCGAAGTCATCCTGATGGACGAGCCCGCGAGCGCGCTGGACCCGGTCGCGACCAGCCAGATCGAGGACCTGATCGAGGAACTCGCCCGGGATTACACGGTGGTGATCGTCACGCACAACATGCAGCAGGCGGCACGAATTTCGGATAAGACCGCCGTCTTCTTGACCGGTGGGGAGCTCGTCGAGTTCGGCGACACCAACCGCATCTTCGAAAACCCCGAGAACCAACGGGTTGAAGACTACATCACGGGTAAGTTCGGATAA
- the pstA gene encoding phosphate ABC transporter permease PstA, with amino-acid sequence MAAETETRTDFGEVSRWKDGVFKYVTLAAALFGVVTLGVLLAYVTVDAVGWLDWQFLTSPPHPLPEEAGLFPALVGSIVLMLLIALVTFPLGVGAAIYLEEYASDGRLTRFIQLNIANLAGVPSVVYGLLGLGLFVQLLSFGYGTLLVAAFTVSLLILPIVIISAQEAIRSVPDSLRQASYGMGATKRQTIRNVVLPRSLPGIMTGTILALGRAIGETAPLIMIGVPTTVFGVPDGLFAKFSAMPMQIYTWSSYPDTAFQYGVVSAGVVTLLVVLLSINSIAILIRNKYQTERS; translated from the coding sequence ATGGCCGCCGAAACCGAAACACGAACCGACTTCGGCGAGGTCAGCCGGTGGAAGGACGGGGTGTTCAAGTACGTGACGCTGGCGGCGGCGCTGTTCGGCGTCGTCACGCTCGGGGTGTTGCTGGCGTACGTCACCGTCGACGCCGTCGGCTGGCTCGACTGGCAGTTCCTCACGAGCCCGCCCCATCCGCTCCCCGAGGAGGCGGGGCTGTTCCCGGCGCTCGTCGGGTCGATCGTCCTGATGCTGCTGATCGCGCTGGTCACGTTCCCGCTCGGCGTGGGCGCGGCGATCTACCTCGAGGAGTACGCCTCGGACGGCCGCCTGACGCGGTTCATCCAGCTCAACATCGCGAACCTCGCGGGGGTTCCCTCGGTGGTCTACGGACTGTTGGGGCTGGGGCTGTTCGTCCAGCTGCTCAGTTTCGGGTACGGCACCCTGCTGGTCGCCGCGTTCACGGTGTCGCTGCTGATCCTGCCGATCGTCATCATCTCCGCACAGGAGGCGATCCGGTCGGTGCCGGACTCCCTGCGGCAGGCCTCCTACGGGATGGGCGCGACCAAGCGCCAGACGATCCGGAACGTCGTCCTGCCCCGGTCGCTACCGGGGATCATGACCGGGACGATCCTCGCGCTCGGGCGGGCGATCGGCGAGACCGCGCCGCTGATCATGATCGGCGTTCCGACGACGGTGTTCGGCGTACCCGACGGCCTCTTCGCGAAGTTCAGCGCGATGCCGATGCAGATCTACACCTGGTCGAGCTACCCCGACACGGCCTTCCAGTACGGCGTGGTCTCGGCGGGCGTCGTGACGCTGCTGGTGGTACTGCTCTCGATCAACTCGATCGCGATACTCATCCGCAACAAGTATCAGACGGAACGCTCATAA
- the pstC gene encoding phosphate ABC transporter permease subunit PstC: protein MSDTTAPDLSRRSGQNTREFAYRAVFFVCALLSILTTLAIVVTLLSDALTFFAEVSPIAFLTGTTWSPANEPVSFGVLPLVTGTLVITFGAAAIALPVGLLTAIYLAEYASDRARSVLKPAIEVLAGVPTVVYGYFALVYVTPALSVVFPTISTFNALSASIIVGIMIIPMVSSISEDAMSSVPDSLREAGYGLGATRFTVSTSVVVPASVSGIASSYILALSRAIGETMAVTIAAGNTPRLVDLTDPAGIFLDSIQTMTAAMVQLGASDVTGQSLAYRSLFAVGLTLFVITFAMNLISEWVASRYREEYR, encoded by the coding sequence ATGAGCGACACGACGGCCCCCGACCTCTCGCGGCGGAGCGGGCAGAACACCCGCGAGTTCGCCTATCGGGCGGTCTTTTTCGTCTGTGCGTTGCTGTCGATCCTCACGACCCTCGCCATCGTCGTGACGCTGCTTTCGGACGCGCTCACGTTCTTCGCGGAGGTCTCCCCGATCGCGTTCCTGACCGGGACGACGTGGAGCCCGGCGAACGAGCCCGTCAGCTTCGGCGTGCTCCCGCTGGTCACCGGGACGCTCGTCATCACCTTCGGCGCCGCGGCGATCGCGCTGCCGGTCGGACTGCTGACGGCGATCTACCTCGCGGAGTACGCGAGCGACCGCGCCCGGTCGGTGCTGAAACCCGCGATCGAGGTGCTCGCGGGCGTGCCGACCGTGGTGTATGGCTACTTCGCGCTGGTGTACGTCACGCCCGCGCTGAGCGTCGTCTTCCCGACGATCAGCACGTTCAACGCGCTTTCCGCCTCGATCATCGTCGGCATCATGATCATCCCGATGGTCTCCTCGATCAGCGAGGACGCGATGAGTTCGGTGCCCGACTCGCTTCGGGAGGCGGGGTATGGGCTGGGCGCGACGCGATTTACGGTCTCGACGAGCGTCGTCGTCCCCGCGTCGGTCTCGGGGATCGCCTCCTCGTACATCCTCGCGCTCAGCCGCGCGATCGGCGAGACGATGGCGGTCACCATCGCGGCGGGCAACACGCCGCGGCTGGTCGATCTCACGGATCCGGCGGGGATCTTCCTCGACTCGATCCAGACGATGACCGCCGCGATGGTCCAGTTGGGCGCGAGCGACGTGACCGGCCAGTCGCTGGCCTACCGGAGCCTCTTCGCGGTCGGATTGACGCTGTTCGTCATCACCTTCGCCATGAACCTGATAAGCGAGTGGGTGGCCTCGCGCTACCGGGAGGAGTACCGATAA
- a CDS encoding PstS family phosphate ABC transporter substrate-binding protein, with product MSRDTSGWPTRSVSRRDLLAAMGASGAIGLAGCTRVASDEPEEVNIAGSSTVFPIAEAIASDFVQENPDINVSVSQTGSGGGFSNFFCPGMTDLNNASRPIEEDERTQCSTNGVEPIEFTVGTDALTVVVNPEADWVDCVTIDELRQIWRADGAERWSDVREDWPDEEFDLYGADTVSGTFDYFRETVIGEDANHRNDYAGTEKDRTIVRGVRGSPYAMGYFGFSYYSENPDAIKALAVDGGEGCVEPSLETAQAGEYQPLSRPLFTYAAKGSLSNPAVEKFVRYFIEKAATDLVADVGYVPITEEERDEDLERLDAALEDVA from the coding sequence ATGTCGAGAGACACATCGGGGTGGCCGACACGCTCCGTCTCTAGGCGCGATCTTTTGGCGGCGATGGGAGCGTCGGGCGCGATCGGACTCGCCGGATGCACACGGGTGGCGAGCGACGAGCCCGAAGAGGTGAACATCGCCGGGAGCAGCACCGTCTTCCCGATCGCGGAGGCGATCGCATCGGACTTCGTCCAGGAGAACCCGGACATCAACGTCTCGGTCAGTCAGACCGGCAGCGGCGGCGGGTTCTCGAACTTCTTCTGTCCGGGGATGACGGACCTCAACAACGCCAGCCGGCCCATCGAGGAGGACGAACGGACCCAGTGTAGCACCAACGGGGTCGAGCCGATCGAGTTCACCGTCGGAACGGACGCGCTGACCGTGGTCGTGAACCCGGAGGCCGACTGGGTCGACTGCGTGACGATCGACGAACTCCGGCAGATCTGGCGGGCGGACGGGGCCGAGCGCTGGAGCGACGTCCGCGAGGACTGGCCCGACGAGGAGTTCGACCTCTACGGGGCCGACACGGTCAGCGGCACCTTCGATTACTTCCGCGAGACCGTCATCGGCGAGGACGCGAACCACCGCAACGACTACGCGGGCACCGAGAAGGACCGGACCATCGTCCGGGGCGTCCGGGGGTCGCCGTACGCGATGGGGTATTTCGGCTTCTCGTACTACAGCGAGAACCCGGACGCGATCAAGGCGCTGGCCGTCGACGGCGGCGAGGGCTGCGTCGAGCCGAGCCTCGAGACGGCCCAGGCCGGCGAGTACCAGCCGCTCTCGCGGCCGCTGTTCACGTACGCCGCGAAGGGGTCGCTCTCGAACCCCGCCGTCGAGAAGTTCGTCCGGTACTTCATCGAGAAGGCGGCGACCGACCTCGTCGCCGACGTCGGGTACGTCCCGATCACCGAGGAGGAACGCGACGAGGACCTAGAACGCCTCGACGCGGCACTGGAGGACGTCGCATGA
- a CDS encoding phosphate uptake regulator PhoU: MDTRKVQVTGGSTFTVSIPKEWATANGVEAGTEVAFYPDGDSLLLSPRGGDEVVEGTLDIGDLRGRDLTRAVVTMYVSGFDVVRLETGQVTADQRRSVRDATQGLVGFEVVEETGEHVVLQDLLDSGQLSVHNAVTRMRMIATTMLADAVRALLEDDDELAADVIERDDDVDRLWFMVSRVFRSTLRNPGAAAEIGLGREACFDYHSSARQLERIADHSTKIATIALDLGEIPEDVAGALVELHEDAIAVVERAMDAFLEGDSSRATRLANQAREDVEAIDEHTRSADERIRNLDDAHQAQFLGLVVDSLSRTADYGGNIAETALQKAAPRP; encoded by the coding sequence ATGGACACCCGAAAGGTCCAGGTGACCGGCGGTTCGACCTTCACCGTCTCGATCCCGAAGGAGTGGGCGACGGCCAACGGCGTCGAGGCGGGGACCGAGGTCGCGTTCTACCCCGACGGCGACTCCCTGTTGCTCTCGCCGCGTGGGGGCGACGAGGTCGTCGAGGGGACCCTCGACATCGGCGACCTCCGCGGCCGGGACCTCACGCGTGCGGTCGTGACGATGTACGTCAGTGGGTTCGACGTCGTCCGCCTCGAAACGGGACAGGTCACCGCCGACCAGCGCCGTAGCGTTCGGGACGCCACGCAGGGGCTCGTCGGTTTCGAGGTCGTCGAGGAGACGGGCGAGCACGTCGTCCTCCAGGACCTGCTCGACTCGGGACAGCTCTCGGTCCACAACGCCGTCACGCGGATGCGGATGATCGCGACCACGATGCTCGCCGACGCCGTCCGCGCGCTGCTCGAGGACGACGACGAACTGGCGGCCGACGTGATCGAGCGCGACGACGACGTCGACCGCCTGTGGTTCATGGTCTCGCGGGTGTTCCGTTCGACCCTCCGGAACCCGGGAGCGGCGGCCGAGATCGGGTTGGGACGGGAGGCGTGTTTCGACTACCACTCCAGCGCCCGCCAGCTAGAGCGGATCGCCGACCACTCCACGAAGATCGCGACCATCGCGCTCGACCTCGGAGAGATCCCCGAGGACGTCGCCGGGGCGCTCGTCGAACTCCACGAGGACGCTATCGCGGTCGTCGAGCGGGCGATGGACGCCTTTCTCGAAGGGGACAGTTCGCGGGCGACCCGGCTGGCGAACCAGGCCCGCGAGGACGTCGAGGCGATCGACGAACACACCCGCAGCGCCGACGAGCGGATCAGGAACCTCGACGACGCCCACCAGGCGCAGTTCCTCGGACTCGTCGTCGACTCGCTTTCCCGGACCGCGGACTACGGCGGCAACATCGCCGAGACGGCGCTCCAGAAGGCCGCGCCGCGGCCGTAG
- a CDS encoding 30S ribosomal protein S8e: MNDHGRSTRKRTGGRLRPMAKRKKHQLGRGPTETQVGEKKFKTVDARGGNRKVRAIATNVASVSAGGEVKSAEIEDVIENPANPNYVRRNIITKGALLDTSEGTARVTSRPGQDGQVNAVLEE, encoded by the coding sequence ATGAACGATCACGGCCGTTCGACGCGAAAGCGCACCGGCGGGCGACTGCGCCCGATGGCGAAGCGGAAGAAACACCAGCTCGGGCGCGGCCCCACCGAGACCCAGGTGGGCGAGAAGAAGTTCAAGACCGTCGACGCCCGCGGGGGCAACCGGAAGGTCCGCGCGATCGCCACGAACGTCGCGAGCGTCTCCGCCGGCGGCGAGGTCAAGAGCGCCGAGATCGAGGACGTGATCGAGAACCCCGCCAACCCCAACTACGTCCGCCGGAACATCATCACGAAGGGCGCGCTTCTCGACACCTCCGAGGGGACCGCCCGCGTCACCTCCCGGCCCGGCCAGGACGGGCAGGTCAACGCCGTCCTCGAGGAGTAA
- a CDS encoding DUF2240 family protein, with the protein MSLRVAVAAPFRGAGTRTMEESRFVVSLSLDRDWFSPDQAKRLIDVAVSEGLLSRTDGGLEATFAVEDVEIPEEFVPDEDLLVRRSPFERVLERIVAGGVDKRTAVARINELQGELGVTIEVAAVVFARRKGIDVSAEVPAVRGTLNRED; encoded by the coding sequence ATGAGTCTCCGGGTCGCCGTCGCCGCGCCGTTTCGGGGGGCGGGCACGCGCACGATGGAGGAGAGTCGTTTCGTCGTCTCGCTCTCGCTGGATCGGGACTGGTTCTCGCCGGACCAGGCCAAGCGCCTGATCGACGTGGCCGTGAGCGAGGGGCTGCTCTCGCGGACCGACGGGGGCCTCGAAGCCACCTTCGCCGTCGAGGACGTCGAGATTCCCGAGGAGTTCGTCCCCGATGAGGACCTCCTCGTCCGGCGCTCGCCGTTCGAGCGCGTCCTCGAACGGATCGTCGCCGGCGGCGTCGACAAGCGGACCGCCGTCGCGCGGATCAACGAACTGCAGGGGGAGCTGGGGGTCACGATCGAGGTCGCGGCGGTCGTCTTCGCCCGCCGGAAGGGGATCGACGTCTCGGCGGAGGTCCCGGCGGTCCGCGGGACGCTGAACCGGGAGGACTAA